One Gloeobacter morelensis MG652769 DNA window includes the following coding sequences:
- a CDS encoding DUF3067 family protein yields the protein MTGMQLRDLLQRKWGRPYDVQLFRRGDRLYLQVMWRYLGQGTFALSEAQYDAHLERIGRQLRELDVEEQVIAFLERTREKPRIGRAVSLPLQLSE from the coding sequence ATGACAGGCATGCAACTGCGGGATCTTCTGCAGCGCAAGTGGGGGAGACCCTACGATGTTCAACTATTTCGGCGCGGCGATCGCCTCTATCTGCAGGTGATGTGGCGCTACCTGGGGCAGGGCACCTTCGCCCTGAGTGAAGCTCAGTACGATGCACACCTCGAGCGCATTGGTCGGCAGTTGCGCGAACTGGATGTCGAGGAGCAGGTAATCGCTTTTTTGGAGCGCACCCGCGAGAAGCCGCGCATCGGCCGGGCGGTGTCGCTGCCTTTGCAGCTGTCTGAATAA
- the rplA gene encoding 50S ribosomal protein L1 has product MVQLSKRLKALREQVDRQTIYAPGKALELLKQTANAKFDETAETHIRLGINPKYADQQVRSTVVLPRGTGKAIRIAVLAKGEKVREAEKAGADIAGSEELIERIQGGFMEFDLMIATPDIMPQVARLGKLLGPRGLMPSPKGGTVTMDLVGAIREFKAGKLEFRADRTGIVHIPFGKVSFTPEALMDNLKSVQDAIDRAKPSGAKGRYWRTFHIKSTMGPSIEIDINALRDLKLEGAA; this is encoded by the coding sequence ATGGTCCAGTTGTCCAAGCGCCTCAAGGCCCTGCGCGAGCAGGTCGACCGCCAGACTATCTACGCGCCCGGCAAGGCCCTCGAACTGCTCAAGCAGACCGCCAACGCCAAATTTGACGAGACCGCCGAGACCCACATCCGGCTCGGCATCAACCCCAAGTACGCCGACCAGCAGGTGCGCTCGACGGTGGTTCTGCCCCGGGGCACCGGCAAAGCCATCCGTATCGCCGTGCTGGCCAAGGGGGAGAAGGTGCGCGAAGCCGAGAAGGCCGGGGCCGACATCGCGGGATCCGAAGAACTGATCGAGCGCATCCAGGGCGGCTTCATGGAATTCGACTTGATGATTGCCACCCCGGACATCATGCCCCAGGTGGCCCGCCTCGGAAAATTGCTCGGTCCGCGCGGCCTGATGCCCTCTCCCAAGGGCGGCACGGTGACGATGGACCTGGTGGGCGCCATCCGCGAATTCAAAGCGGGCAAACTCGAATTTCGCGCCGACCGCACCGGTATCGTCCACATCCCCTTCGGCAAGGTGAGCTTCACCCCCGAAGCGCTGATGGACAATCTCAAGTCGGTCCAAGATGCGATCGACCGCGCCAAGCCGTCGGGGGCCAAGGGCCGCTACTGGCGCACTTTTCACATCAAGTCGACCATGGGGCCTTCCATCGAAATCGACATCAACGCCCTGCGCGACCTCAAGCTGGAGGGTGCCGCCTAG
- a CDS encoding GuaB3 family IMP dehydrogenase-related protein yields the protein MDIQIGRSKTVRRAYGIDEIALVPGRRTLDPDLADTRWTVGNLTREIPIIASAMDGVVDVKMAVELSRLGALGVINLQGVQTRYENPTEVLARIASVGKEAFVSLMQELYAEPVKPELIRRRIEEIKAQGGIACASATPQVAGQYGLIAAEAGCDLFFVQATVVSTAHLSSYETLDLTEFCAAMPIPVVLGNVVTYEVALDLMQAGAAAVLVGIGPGAACTSRGVLGVGIPQATAVSDCAAARDDYFAQTGRYVPVIADGGLVTGGDICKCVACGADGVMIGSPFARAAEAPGNGFHWGMATPSPVLPRGTRIKVGTTGTLAEILRGPARLDDGTHNLLGALKTAMGTLGAKDLKEMQQVEVVVAPSLLTEGKVYQKAQQLGMGK from the coding sequence GTGGATATACAAATTGGACGGAGCAAGACCGTTCGCCGCGCATATGGTATCGATGAAATTGCCCTGGTGCCGGGGCGGCGCACCCTCGATCCCGATCTGGCCGACACCCGCTGGACCGTCGGCAACCTCACGCGCGAGATCCCGATCATCGCCTCGGCCATGGACGGCGTGGTCGATGTGAAGATGGCCGTCGAGCTCTCCAGGCTCGGCGCCCTGGGCGTCATCAACCTCCAAGGGGTACAGACGCGCTACGAGAATCCGACCGAAGTGCTTGCGCGCATCGCCTCGGTGGGCAAAGAAGCGTTCGTCAGCCTGATGCAGGAACTGTACGCCGAGCCCGTGAAGCCGGAACTGATCCGCCGCCGCATCGAAGAAATCAAAGCGCAAGGGGGTATCGCCTGCGCCTCCGCCACGCCGCAGGTGGCCGGGCAGTACGGTCTCATCGCCGCCGAGGCGGGTTGCGATCTATTTTTTGTGCAGGCGACGGTGGTCTCCACCGCCCACCTGTCGAGCTACGAAACGCTCGATCTGACCGAATTTTGCGCTGCGATGCCCATTCCGGTGGTACTGGGCAACGTCGTCACCTACGAAGTCGCCCTCGATTTGATGCAGGCCGGGGCGGCGGCGGTGCTGGTGGGGATTGGCCCAGGGGCCGCCTGCACCAGCCGCGGCGTGCTGGGTGTGGGCATTCCCCAGGCGACGGCGGTCAGCGATTGTGCCGCGGCCCGCGACGATTATTTTGCCCAGACCGGCCGCTACGTGCCGGTCATTGCCGACGGCGGCCTGGTCACCGGCGGCGACATCTGCAAGTGCGTCGCCTGCGGTGCCGACGGTGTGATGATCGGTTCCCCTTTTGCCCGGGCGGCCGAGGCTCCCGGCAACGGCTTCCACTGGGGCATGGCCACCCCAAGCCCGGTTCTGCCCCGCGGCACACGCATCAAAGTGGGCACCACCGGCACCCTGGCCGAGATCCTGCGCGGACCGGCGCGCCTCGACGACGGCACCCACAATCTGCTGGGGGCGCTCAAGACGGCGATGGGCACCCTTGGGGCCAAAGATCTCAAGGAGATGCAGCAAGTCGAGGTCGTCGTCGCCCCTTCGCTTTTGACCGAGGGCAAGGTTTATCAGAAGGCCCAGCAGTTGGGCATGGGCAAGTAG
- the accD gene encoding acetyl-CoA carboxylase, carboxyltransferase subunit beta, translating to MDLIEWFKDRRKNGRLTKEQRQREIADGLWTKCVSCAALHYTKDFQLNWCVCPACGHHERVGAPERISQLVDPDSWVSTDDHLLANDPLGFNDLKSYPERLAQAREKTGLSDAIVTGLATLEGRPIALGVMDFRFMGGSMGSVVGERITRLVERATAERRAAILVCASGGARMQEGVLSLVQMARTSAALQSHRSQRQLFVSVLTNPTTGGVTASFAMLGDIILAEPKATIGFAGRRVIEQTLRQKLPEGFQTSEFLLKHGFVDRIVERTQLRPTLARILRLHGVGQVQAYRPTPQASLAQEQQ from the coding sequence ATGGATCTGATCGAATGGTTCAAGGACCGGCGCAAGAACGGTCGCCTTACCAAAGAGCAGCGACAGCGCGAGATCGCCGACGGTCTTTGGACCAAGTGCGTTTCCTGCGCCGCGCTGCACTACACCAAAGATTTTCAGCTCAACTGGTGCGTCTGCCCGGCCTGCGGCCACCACGAACGGGTGGGTGCTCCCGAGCGCATTTCCCAACTGGTGGACCCTGACAGCTGGGTCTCCACCGACGATCATCTGCTTGCCAACGATCCGCTTGGCTTTAATGACCTCAAGAGCTACCCCGAGCGCCTCGCCCAGGCCCGCGAGAAGACCGGGCTTTCCGACGCCATCGTCACGGGGCTTGCCACCCTCGAAGGCCGGCCGATCGCCCTGGGAGTGATGGATTTTCGGTTCATGGGCGGCAGCATGGGCTCGGTGGTGGGTGAGCGGATCACCCGGCTGGTCGAGCGGGCCACCGCCGAGCGGCGGGCGGCGATTCTGGTGTGCGCCTCGGGCGGGGCGCGCATGCAGGAAGGCGTGCTCTCGCTGGTACAGATGGCCCGCACCAGTGCGGCACTGCAGAGCCACCGCTCTCAGCGGCAGCTGTTCGTCTCGGTGCTCACCAACCCGACCACCGGTGGCGTGACGGCAAGTTTTGCGATGCTGGGCGATATTATCCTGGCGGAGCCCAAGGCGACGATCGGTTTTGCCGGTCGCCGCGTCATCGAGCAGACTCTGCGCCAGAAGTTGCCCGAAGGGTTTCAGACTTCGGAGTTTTTGCTCAAGCACGGGTTTGTCGATCGCATCGTCGAGCGCACCCAGTTGCGCCCGACGCTTGCCAGAATTCTGCGCCTGCACGGGGTTGGGCAGGTGCAGGCCTACCGCCCAACGCCCCAGGCTTCGCTCGCCCAGGAGCAGCAGTAG
- a CDS encoding LOG family protein, giving the protein MVVMDTLRPTALSRELDTLLKRLADHPHGELIARTLQQIVQISNAPERTRLDWKIINNALQDMEQAFRIFAPYANRRKVAIFGSSRTGPGTAIFEHARAFARRVVERGFMVVTGAGGGVMEAGNAGASTEESFGLNISLPFEQGANPHIDGDAKLIHFKYFFTRKLFFVRETDGFALFPGGLGTQDECFEVLTLLQTGKAAMLPLVMVDLPGGDYWQSWDAYLRTQLLGRGLISPADVNLYRITDDIDLACDHICQFYRVYHSSRYVGSQLVIRLQQELSNAFVESLNDHFYDILDQGRIVKSPALAREEKDEAHPLPRLVLHFDRASFGRLRMLIDAINNYEPSRDLHTDPAVRLGGSCGTNL; this is encoded by the coding sequence ATGGTAGTCATGGATACCCTACGCCCCACTGCCTTATCCCGCGAACTTGATACCCTTCTTAAACGGCTTGCGGACCATCCCCACGGCGAGCTGATTGCCCGGACCTTGCAGCAGATTGTGCAGATTAGCAACGCTCCGGAGCGCACCCGCCTCGACTGGAAGATTATCAACAACGCCCTCCAGGACATGGAGCAGGCGTTTCGGATCTTTGCACCCTACGCCAACCGCCGCAAAGTGGCGATCTTCGGCTCCTCGCGCACCGGCCCCGGTACCGCCATCTTCGAGCACGCCCGCGCCTTTGCCCGCCGAGTGGTGGAGCGCGGTTTCATGGTGGTGACCGGCGCTGGGGGCGGTGTGATGGAAGCGGGCAACGCCGGGGCTTCCACCGAAGAATCGTTTGGCCTCAACATCAGTCTGCCCTTCGAGCAGGGGGCCAACCCCCACATCGACGGCGACGCCAAGCTGATTCACTTCAAGTACTTCTTCACCCGCAAGCTCTTTTTTGTGCGGGAGACGGACGGGTTTGCCCTGTTTCCGGGGGGCCTGGGTACCCAGGACGAGTGCTTCGAGGTGCTGACGCTGTTGCAGACGGGCAAGGCGGCGATGCTGCCCCTGGTGATGGTCGACCTGCCCGGGGGCGACTACTGGCAAAGTTGGGACGCCTATTTGCGCACGCAGCTGTTGGGCCGCGGCCTCATCTCGCCCGCCGACGTCAATCTCTACCGGATCACCGACGACATCGACCTCGCCTGCGACCATATCTGTCAGTTCTACCGCGTCTACCATTCCAGCCGTTACGTAGGCTCGCAGCTGGTCATTCGCCTGCAGCAGGAATTGTCCAACGCGTTTGTCGAATCGCTCAACGACCACTTTTACGACATCCTCGACCAGGGACGGATCGTCAAAAGCCCGGCGCTGGCGCGCGAAGAAAAAGACGAGGCCCATCCGCTTCCCAGGTTGGTGCTGCACTTCGACCGGGCGAGTTTTGGGCGGCTGCGCATGCTCATCGACGCCATCAACAACTACGAGCCATCGCGGGATCTGCACACCGACCCGGCGGTGCGGCTCGGAGGCAGCTGCGGCACAAATCTGTAA
- the rplL gene encoding 50S ribosomal protein L7/L12 encodes MASERVEKILEELKALSLLEAAELVKGIEEVFGVKAEAPAGGGMMMMPGVMPGAPAAAAAPAEPVEEQTEFTVMLEEVPADKKIAILKVAREITGLGLKEAKDLVEAAPKAVKEGVNKDDAAAIKKKLEEAGAKASIK; translated from the coding sequence ATGGCAAGCGAACGCGTCGAGAAAATTCTCGAAGAATTGAAAGCCCTCAGCCTGCTTGAGGCGGCCGAACTAGTCAAAGGCATCGAAGAAGTCTTCGGCGTCAAGGCCGAAGCACCCGCCGGGGGCGGCATGATGATGATGCCCGGCGTGATGCCCGGCGCCCCCGCCGCCGCCGCCGCCCCGGCCGAGCCCGTCGAGGAGCAGACCGAGTTCACCGTCATGCTCGAAGAAGTGCCCGCCGACAAGAAGATCGCCATCCTCAAGGTGGCCCGCGAGATCACCGGCCTCGGCCTCAAAGAAGCCAAGGATCTGGTCGAAGCGGCCCCCAAGGCGGTCAAAGAAGGCGTCAACAAAGACGACGCCGCGGCCATCAAGAAGAAACTCGAAGAAGCCGGCGCCAAAGCCAGCATCAAGTAG
- the rplJ gene encoding 50S ribosomal protein L10 has product MGKRPVKEALVGDLQELLEKSSVVMVIDYRGLSVAEITGLRRRLREHGGTCVVAKNTLMGVATRETAWQNIDPLLAGPSAFLFGNEKIKEMLKTYEDFARETKKTEFRGAVVDGALVTLDGLKAIADLPPKEVLLAQFAGALKVLPTKIAVGINQVPTKVAVGINEVPAGLARVLEALRKQKEAQQQPQAAA; this is encoded by the coding sequence GTGGGAAAAAGACCAGTCAAAGAAGCGCTCGTCGGCGATCTGCAGGAACTGCTGGAGAAAAGCTCGGTGGTGATGGTGATCGACTATCGCGGTCTGAGCGTCGCCGAAATCACCGGCCTGCGCCGCCGCCTGCGCGAGCACGGCGGCACCTGCGTGGTGGCCAAAAATACCCTGATGGGGGTGGCCACCCGCGAGACGGCCTGGCAGAACATCGATCCGCTGCTGGCGGGTCCTTCGGCCTTTCTTTTCGGCAACGAAAAGATCAAGGAGATGCTCAAGACCTACGAGGACTTCGCGCGCGAGACCAAAAAAACCGAGTTTCGCGGCGCGGTCGTCGACGGCGCCCTCGTCACCCTCGACGGCCTGAAGGCGATTGCCGACCTGCCGCCCAAGGAGGTGCTGTTGGCCCAGTTCGCCGGTGCCCTCAAGGTGCTGCCGACCAAGATCGCCGTGGGCATCAACCAGGTGCCGACGAAGGTGGCCGTGGGCATCAACGAAGTGCCCGCCGGCCTGGCCCGGGTGCTCGAAGCGCTCAGAAAACAAAAAGAAGCACAGCAGCAGCCACAGGCTGCCGCTTGA